One Acetomicrobium sp. S15 = DSM 107314 DNA segment encodes these proteins:
- a CDS encoding pyridoxal phosphate-dependent aminotransferase, protein MKFNFSARAKRMQPSATLEVSAKAKALAREGKPIISFGSGEPDFASPPSAMTSAKEAIDRGETHYTPATGIPELKEAVADYYARRFGLNYSPQQVLIGAGAKPLIYEALGCLVDPGDEVLVFAPAWVSYVEQIRLCDGKEVVVDTSHSGFLPDPKEIRAAISDRTVGMMINTPNNPTGAVYSVDLLKEIAKIATDRGLWIIYDEIYERLTYDGTGHSNIAQVAPETLDRTIIINGVSKAYAMTGWRIGYALGPKDVIAKMGEFQGHLTSNPTSIAQWAALGAIKGAEEDVKKMVSAFASRRKRMLEMLNSMPHIKVTEPKGAFYVFVDIKECLGKRKDGKEMSDDVAFCQVLLGDEYLALVPGSAFLAPGYVRLSYANSMEEIEEGMKRLNRFLNSIR, encoded by the coding sequence ATGAAATTTAACTTTTCTGCGAGGGCCAAGCGCATGCAGCCCTCAGCGACGCTCGAAGTCTCGGCAAAGGCGAAAGCGCTCGCGCGAGAGGGCAAGCCGATCATCTCATTTGGATCCGGAGAGCCCGACTTCGCCTCTCCCCCTTCGGCCATGACGAGCGCCAAAGAGGCCATAGACAGGGGAGAAACCCACTACACTCCGGCCACTGGCATTCCGGAGCTGAAGGAAGCCGTGGCCGATTACTACGCCAGGCGTTTCGGCCTCAACTACTCGCCCCAACAGGTGCTCATCGGCGCAGGGGCGAAGCCCCTCATCTACGAAGCTCTGGGCTGCCTCGTGGATCCCGGCGACGAGGTCTTGGTATTTGCCCCGGCATGGGTCAGCTACGTGGAGCAGATAAGGCTGTGCGACGGAAAGGAAGTGGTGGTGGACACAAGCCACTCCGGCTTTCTTCCCGACCCCAAAGAGATCCGCGCCGCAATAAGCGACCGCACTGTAGGGATGATGATAAACACTCCCAATAACCCGACAGGAGCCGTTTACAGCGTAGATCTGCTTAAGGAAATCGCAAAGATAGCAACGGACAGGGGGCTCTGGATCATATACGACGAAATCTACGAGCGGCTGACGTATGACGGAACCGGCCACTCCAACATAGCGCAGGTCGCTCCCGAAACGCTGGACAGGACGATAATAATAAACGGCGTCAGCAAGGCTTATGCGATGACCGGGTGGCGCATAGGATATGCCCTTGGGCCCAAAGACGTCATCGCTAAGATGGGGGAGTTCCAGGGGCACCTCACCTCCAATCCCACGTCTATCGCCCAATGGGCAGCGCTCGGCGCCATTAAAGGCGCCGAAGAGGACGTGAAAAAGATGGTTTCAGCCTTCGCCTCGCGGCGGAAGAGGATGCTCGAGATGCTAAACTCCATGCCGCACATAAAGGTGACCGAGCCGAAAGGGGCCTTCTACGTATTTGTGGATATAAAAGAATGCCTCGGCAAGCGGAAAGACGGCAAAGAGATGTCGGACGACGTCGCCTTCTGTCAGGTTCTGTTGGGAGACGAATACCTCGCACTGGTCCCCGGGAGCGCATTTTTGGCCCCAGGTTACGTCCGTCTATCCTATGCGAACTCGATGGAGGAAATCGAAGAGGGAATGAAGCGGCTCAATCGCTTCCTCAATTCTATTCGCTAA
- the hpf gene encoding ribosome hibernation-promoting factor, HPF/YfiA family, translated as MDIRFVARNVEVPEAIEKQMREKLLKLEKFYDRILDAQVRVTYTRGMHVVEITLDANGAILRGEEYAPDLRTAFEGAIKIIERRIKKHKSYIKDRAHFKTHDVVGALKDLKPVTASEEEKPEGIVRVKRISLQPMTPQEAAMQMELLGHDFFLFEDADSGNVNVIYRRKEGGYGLIEPQ; from the coding sequence GTGGATATCAGATTCGTAGCGCGCAACGTAGAAGTGCCAGAAGCTATAGAGAAACAGATGAGAGAGAAGCTGCTCAAGCTTGAAAAGTTCTACGATCGGATCCTCGACGCTCAGGTGAGAGTCACATATACTCGCGGCATGCACGTAGTTGAGATAACCCTCGACGCCAACGGCGCAATCTTGCGCGGTGAGGAATATGCCCCCGATCTCAGGACTGCTTTTGAAGGCGCAATAAAGATAATAGAACGCCGCATCAAGAAACACAAATCATACATCAAGGATAGAGCGCACTTTAAAACTCACGATGTCGTCGGCGCGCTCAAGGATCTCAAACCGGTGACGGCGAGCGAGGAAGAAAAGCCAGAAGGGATCGTGCGCGTCAAGAGGATCTCCCTTCAGCCTATGACCCCTCAAGAGGCTGCAATGCAGATGGAGCTGTTAGGGCACGATTTCTTTCTCTTCGAGGATGCGGATTCGGGGAACGTCAACGTAATCTACAGAAGGAAAGAGGGGGGTTATGGCCTCATCGAGCCCCAATGA